CCTGAAGCAGATCGAGGAGGAAGCGCCTGGCCTTGTCGAGGACGCCGCGGTTGCCGCCGCTGTACTCTCAAAGGGGCGCAGCGATGGCGGACGCATGCCGCAGTGAGGTGGCTCATGTCTCTCCTGCTGACAGGCGCATTTCTGTCCGCTGTGCTGGCGATGGGCGCCCTCGTGCTGGCATCGCATGACGATCCGGACGGCTTCAGCGGCACCTGAAACGAGGACGACGCGACGCTCCAAGCGAACTTAGCGCCGTCCCTCTCCGGAAGCCCTGCCAACAAGCGTGGTGGGGCTTCCCGCTGCTGCGCAACGTGTTTGCACTCGCTTTCACCCGACCGCCCTGCCACTGAAGGCGGCCCCCTCATCGGGGACGGACAATTCGTTCGTCTGGGAGGCGGTGCCGACTGCATCGGCTCCGAATGTCTCTCTGCGACAAACTTTCGAAGGGCCAGGATGAGAAGACATGCGTTACGGTGTTCCCAAGCTCACAGTCGAAACATCTTCGAAATCATATGACCATCCATCTCTACACCCGATGCTGGAACGATGCTCACATGCTGCCGTTCTTTTTCAAGAACTACGATCCTTGGGTGGATCGTTATTTTGTCTATGACGATGGATCGGAAGACAATTCCTTAGCCTTACTTCGTGCCCATCCTCGTACGGAAGTCAGATCGCAGCCACCCTACTCAGACCCCGCGTCTCGAATAGCGTCTCAGCTCGACTTGCAGAACGAGATTTGGAAAGAAGCACGAGGCAAAGCGGATTGGGTCATCGTCGTCGATCTGGATGAGCATCTCTATCATCCTAGGATCATTCCGTATTTGCGAAAGTGCAAAGCAAACTCCGTTACGGTCATCTCCGCTTTGGGTTTTCAGATGATCTCCAACTCGTTTCCAAACGACGATGGAGTTTCGCTTTTCGATTTCTGTTCAACGGGAATGCCAGACAGAACTTGTACGAAATTGAGTATTTTCGATCCGAATGAAATTGACAGAACAAACTTCGAGATCGGCCTCCATCATGCTGCATTTGAGGGGCGAGTGTTGGCACCCGACTCTGACGAACTTTTTTTGCTGCATTTTCATTTCCTGGACGTCTCGCGCGTTGTCGCCCGTCACAAGCTTTACCTCACGCGCCAGCGCCCAAAGGATCTGGAGAACCAGTGGGGGGTTCAATACACGTGGTCAGAGGAGAAGCTTCGGGACCAGTGGGCTCGCCTTGAGCGAGGGTCCACCGACATCAAACGCGAGCCTTGGGAGCATAAACGTCATCCGGGGCGGGACAAATGGTGCGATATTCCTCGAACGAGGTTGCTCGGGCCTGTCGGCCGTTCCTTGAGAAGCCTAGGTTTTGGAACCGATAGATTGTGACGCGAGGCGTTGTTTCGCGCGGACGAGGTCATGTTCGGACTGTCCGGCCCAAAAGGACAGGCGCGCTCTCAGCGACTCGACCCCATCTTTCACCGTCCAGTTTACCGGCGGATTTTGGAAGAACGACCTGGAAAGCCACGCTCCGGTCGCGCCCAGCCTTGGGTACTGAGCGTAGAGAAGATCGGGATTGACTGGCAGAGTCGTATCGTCGTGCCGTCCCAAGCCGCCAAATGAGAAGCGCTTTCCGCAGTCCTGCACAATGCGTGCAATTGTGGTCATCAGCGGAGAGCAAACGAATTCAAACCCCTCGAGATTCATAGTGAGCCGCAGATCGTTCAGGCCGATCATGATCTCATCGATGCCTGCGGTTTCCGCGATCTCCTGAATGCGGACAATCGAGCGAGGAGTTTCAACGAGCAGCATCGTATGGGCTCGCCCTCCGACATGATCTGCAAAGACGGCTGCATCGGCCTCCGATTGAAAGTAAGGCAGCATCAAAACGGTTGCCCCGCGCTCGATCGCGACATCAATTTCGCCAACGGTCCCGGAATGCGGCGGGTTCAGCCGGACAAAAACATCGCTCGTACGCAACACGCTCGCAATTTGCGAAAGATCGTCCCACGTGTGATCGGAGACCCGGGTATCGTGCCCGGCCTGCCGGGCGGCCTTTCCAAGCCGCTCGATATCGATTCCAATTCTTTGGATTCCCGCCTTCTCCCCTTCAACGGCCGCTGCGGGGTCGGTGGTCAACAGGGTCAGAAGAAAATCCCGGCCAAATGATTCCATGTCGTCTGGCATGGATACGCTCTACAGATCGACGGGTGCTTGACCATGCTCCGATGACAGCCTGAAGTTATCCGGATTGGAGTGATCGTAAGGTACATCGTTGACATTGATGTAGTGAGCGGTCGCTCCGCTTTCATTGCGCAATCCGTGCCACACGCCCGGAGGAATAACCGCAATGAGCGGTCGCAAGACACCAAAGCGAATGATGTCGTGCTGTCCCCTGGTTGCGGAATTTTCGCGTCCGTCCCATAGGACCAATTTGATATTCCCGCCGATGGCAATCAGGTGATCCGTCTGGCGCGTATGCCGGTGCCAGTCGGTGATCGCGCCGGGATTCATAGTGGCCAAGATAACGTGGCCTGGTTTGATGGAAATCTCGGGCCAGTCCGTCCGAAACAGTTCCGTGACGGCGCCGCTCCGCGTCAGCACGTTATTCAAAGCGATTGTGCGAACGCCTTGTATGTTGAACGGTTGGGCGCGAGCGCCGGTTGGCGTGACGGTTTGAGGATCCTTTTGACCCTGTTCCATAGTTTCTTCCCGAGTCGGAATTCTAACGACTGGCTTGCAACGGTTTGATTGACGATTCGCTGCGAGACAATCGGCCCATTCAGCTCGCGATTATGATGGACTGTTTTCACTTGTGCACCTAGGGCGAAGCGACGCGCGCTGACTGCGGCGGACCGGACTTCAACGCCGGAAGATTGTGGATTCGTGCAGCGGTGGTCGGCGGAGATTGTCGTGCCAGAAATGAAAGGTGCGACACCATTCGGTTCGTCCCTGCAAATTCGGAAGCGACGACAGGCCCGCCAGCGTGAAGCGTCGAGGCTTCACATGGCCATGCAAGTTGCAAAGACGTGAGCCAATCGGCTCGTGAAAAGTTCAGAAAGGCGGTTCAAAAGAACCAGAGGACGCCGCGGCGGCGATGTGGACCAG
The Rhodoplanes sp. Z2-YC6860 genome window above contains:
- a CDS encoding cupin domain-containing protein, whose amino-acid sequence is MEQGQKDPQTVTPTGARAQPFNIQGVRTIALNNVLTRSGAVTELFRTDWPEISIKPGHVILATMNPGAITDWHRHTRQTDHLIAIGGNIKLVLWDGRENSATRGQHDIIRFGVLRPLIAVIPPGVWHGLRNESGATAHYINVNDVPYDHSNPDNFRLSSEHGQAPVDL
- a CDS encoding glycosyltransferase family 2 protein — protein: MTIHLYTRCWNDAHMLPFFFKNYDPWVDRYFVYDDGSEDNSLALLRAHPRTEVRSQPPYSDPASRIASQLDLQNEIWKEARGKADWVIVVDLDEHLYHPRIIPYLRKCKANSVTVISALGFQMISNSFPNDDGVSLFDFCSTGMPDRTCTKLSIFDPNEIDRTNFEIGLHHAAFEGRVLAPDSDELFLLHFHFLDVSRVVARHKLYLTRQRPKDLENQWGVQYTWSEEKLRDQWARLERGSTDIKREPWEHKRHPGRDKWCDIPRTRLLGPVGRSLRSLGFGTDRL
- a CDS encoding aldolase/citrate lyase family protein, which encodes MPDDMESFGRDFLLTLLTTDPAAAVEGEKAGIQRIGIDIERLGKAARQAGHDTRVSDHTWDDLSQIASVLRTSDVFVRLNPPHSGTVGEIDVAIERGATVLMLPYFQSEADAAVFADHVGGRAHTMLLVETPRSIVRIQEIAETAGIDEIMIGLNDLRLTMNLEGFEFVCSPLMTTIARIVQDCGKRFSFGGLGRHDDTTLPVNPDLLYAQYPRLGATGAWLSRSFFQNPPVNWTVKDGVESLRARLSFWAGQSEHDLVRAKQRLASQSIGSKT